GTTATCAGAGAGTAGGGAGCAGGGAGTAGTGACCAGTTAATTCTCTACTTACGACTTACGAATTACGAATTACGACTTACGAATTACGACTTCGTTAAGGACTACCTTGTAGTCGCAGCATTTCATCTTGAATTCGCTGTCTTAAATCGGGATTGTTTTGGACTGTTTTGGTAATTTGATTAAATTCTTCAAAAGAACTAAAGTATTTTTTCACAATTGATTCATACTGCGAGCAATATCCTTTGGCAATACTGCGAGCGTTATCTGGTAGGTTAGAGATGCTATCTTCGCGATCGCACGCAATGCGGGGTAACTCTTCAGAACCCATACTTTGTTTGAGATCGGTTAAAGCCGTTTGGCGGACTGGTTCTGCCTCCAAAACAGCTCTAGCATAATTGTTAACTTCTGCTTCGCTGAAGTCTTGGGCAGATGCGGCAGTGCTGAAGTTGAAATTGCTGAAGTTGTGCAGATTGGGCATTCCAGCAACTACACTCAACGCGCTAATTGCGCCAATAAGCAGCGATCGCGATAACATCCGGTTGAAGTTGGTCAGTAAATAGAGATAGCAAAATTTAGTCATATTTTATGTTGGCAGAAAATGTCATACCGGAGGCATCAGTTCTTTTGAATCATTTTCAGAGTTAGAAGTTCCAGCCATTTCTCCCTACGCTTTATTCCAGCTTACAGCTAGCTGTTAGATGATGAAAAAATCTGGCAAAGGGCAATCGCTTTTGTTTGCAACGTCGTTATTTGTTCTGCACCTTGTTTCAAACTCACTTCTAATTCCAGCAAGACGGGTAAAGCAGCGATCAGTTGCTGTGTAGAAATTTGCATCACTTCTCGTTTGAGAATAAATACTCGTTTAGGATTACTAATTTCTGCGGCTTGGGCGATCTGTTGTTCTGAGTTTTCGCCTCGTTCTAACATTAGCTTCACCCATAGCCAAGTTCGAAACTGCCCGATCAATGTCGCCACGATTTTTAGTACAGGTTCGTTGCGACCGATTAACTGCCCGATGAGGATCAGCGTTTTGTTTGTATCTCCCTGACGAATTGCTTCTGCTAGCTTTAAACTATTTTGAGTATTGACTTTAACCAAGTCTGCTACAACATTCTCGCCTATAGGTGGGGAATTCTCACCTGCATAGAGTTTGAGCTTTTCCAGTTCGTTATAAAGCAGTCGCGTATCATTTCCTACAGATTCAACGATCGCTTCTACTGCACTGGGAGTGAGCTTCACACCTAAACTTTGGGCGGCTTGCCGTACCTGTTGAAGCAGTAAATCGGTTTTCCACGGTGGAATCAGCGCAAATTCCTGTACCTTGGCATGTTCTTGGAAAAGTTTAGTCGATTTCAGCCTGCCATCCGGTTTATTGCGACTTGTCAGTAACAAAACTGAAGTCTCGGGAATAGCTGGTAGGGTGCGTTTTAGTTCAGCCAATAAGTCATCCGAACAATTTTGACAAATAGTTGTATCCACCAGCCACACAAGACGACTACCCATCCCAAATGGTGGTGTCATTGCTTGATTGAGTCCTTGAATTACAGCGTCGGGTTGTGTAGGCGGAATTTGCGTGTAGTTAAAACTCATCCAATTTGGATCGAGGACGCGATCGCGCAAATCATTAACTGCTTGTTGCAATGAAAACTCATCCTCACCCCAGTAGAAGTAGATTGGCACGGTTAGTAAGTCGTAATTCGTAAGTCGTAAGTCGTAAATCAGAAACTTTTTTCTTTCCTGTTCCTTGTTCCCTGTTCCCTAATAACTGACAACTGATAACTGACAACTGACATACTCTAGCATCTCGATTGCCTTGCATTGACTAACTCAAATTAGAAGTATAGTTTCAGTGGAGCCAACTTGTTTTATGGTGGAACTAGTATAGGTCAGCGATCGCTGATAACTGACACCGATCGCTCTATGGGCGGATTTTGAACGAAGATGATGGCTTAAGCCGTGAATCTGCTTGCTAAACCCGCCCCTACTACGACAACTGATAACTGATAACTGATAACTGTGAACGTCCCTATCCATCCCATCATGACGCAGAGTTTTGCGGTTATCGATCGCGAAATTGGCACGCACAAAGATAAATTTAGCCCATCTGAGTATGCGATCGTCAGACGGGTAATTCATAGTACGGCTGATTTTGAGTTTCAGCATTTGATTCGTTTTAGTCCCAATGCCATTGACGCAGGAATTCGGGCAATTCGCGATCGCGTGCCGATTATTACTGATGTAGGAATGGTGAAACAGGGTGTAGTGAATTTGCTCAGAAAAACTTTTGATAATCCACTTATTAGTGCTGTAGAAGGAGTTGAAGTAGCTCTTCCAGGCAAAACCCGCACGGAAACAGGATTAATCCAGTCTTATGAAAAGTTTCCTACAGCAATTTTTGCGATCGGTAATGCTCCCACAGCGCTTTTAGCTTTATGTCAAGAGTTAGAAAACGCCAGTGCGCTACCAGCTTTGGTAATTGGTGCGCCAGTAGGTTTTATCTCAGTAGTTGAATCTAAAGCTGCATTAGCTCGATCCCCAATCAATCAAATTCGTGTAGAAGGACGCAAAGGAGGTTCCTCCGTCGCCGCTGCGATCTTAAATGCTTTAATTATGCTGGCACTAGAACGGGAGTCGGAAGTCGGGAGTCGGGAGTCGGAAGTCGGAATTAACTGATAACTGTCAATTGACAACTGATAACTGATAACTGACAAATGACACCAATACACGTAATTGGCATTGGATTAGATGGAACTGAGGGACTGGTTGATTCAGTACGTCAATTGGTTGTGGAGGCAAAATTACTTGTAGGGAGCGATCGCCATTTAAATTACTTTCCCCACCACCCAGCACCGCGCCTGATGCTAGGAGATTTTACCGACGCGATCGCGCAACTTCGCCGTTGTTTAGCAGATGGTAAAGATGGTATTGTCATTTTAGTCTCGGGCGATCCGTTATTTTTTGGTTTAGGACGATTGCTACTTGCAGAACTCCCACCAGAACAACTAACTTTTCATCCCCACCTCAGCTCGATACAGTTAGCATTTAATCGGCTCAAAGTTCCCTGGCAAGATGCTAGAGCAATCAGCGCTCACGGGCGATCGCTCGATGAATTAATTCAGGCGTTGCAGCAAGGGGTAGAGAAGATTGCCGTATTGACGGATAAAACAAATAACCCTCATGCGATTGCCCGTCTATTAGTATCGCTAGATCTACGCGATCGATACCAACTTTGGGTATGCGAAAATTTGGGTGGCGAGGACGAAGTATGTCGAGAGATTAACTGTAACGTTTCTACAGACAATCTGTCTTTTGCACCTTTAAATATTGTTGTCTTACTCCGCCAATCCGAGCCAGAACTGCAACTGAACTTAGCCAACTTACCGCAACTAGGGATACCAGATCGTTTATTTCTCAGTTTTAGCGATCGCCCAGGATTAATGACAAAGCGAGAAGTACGTCTCTTAATTTTAGGCGAACTGGCGCTGCAACCCGAACAAATCGTTTGGGATATTGGGGCGGGAACTGGTTCGGTTTCGATTGAAATTGCTCGGTTATTTCCCACTAGTAAAATTTACGCAATTGAAAAAACAGCAGCTGGTAGCGCGTTAATTGCTCAAAACTGCCAACGATTTGGCGTAAAAAACGTTACCTCAATCCACGGTACTGCGCCAGAGATTTTACAAAATCTTCCTAGATGCGATCGCGTTTTTATCGGTGGTAGCAGTGGTAACTTATCCTCTATTCTAGACACCTGCTCCTGCTTATCTCCTAGCGGAGTTTTAGTCATAGCTCTTGCTACCCTAGAACACCTCAGCACGGCTCTAGACTGGTTTAAGCATCAAAATAACTGGGAATACCAACTATTGCAAGTCCAACTCTCCCGCTCCGTACCCATAGCGCAACTCACCCGCTTTGCCCCTCTGAATCCGGTAACAATTATCACAGCTAAACATCTTTAGCGATCTTCTTCGCGTCTACTCTCCGAGAAGCCACTTCGCGTCTTTGCGTCTTTGCGTGACATAAAAAATTGATACAAATAGTTTACTACGAAATAGCACCAACGATCGCTTTGCAGCATTTCACGGGCTTCTACATCAGCATTTGTACGAATACGCCTTATCAGAGTATATCTAGTCGTTAGATGCAGTTTTTCCCCAACCTATTGACAGCGATCGGTTATCAGTTAACAGTTAATCTTTGTATTTAAGCGTAAAAAACTCGATACAACCAAATAATCGTGCCTGTTGCGAGTAAAAATAGTAACCCTACAACACCAGCCAAAGGCTTGCCATATTTCCCCGTGACCCATTCTGCTACATTATCCGTATAAACTACGACTTGTAAGGTATCCAAACACGCGATCGCCCATACCCAACCCGCATGAAGTCCCCAAGCTAAACCCAAACTTCCATTGTCTACCCAACGGGCAAGTACCAACACCATACCCATTAACCACAGTCCAGGCAATTGTGGCAATGTTTCTTTTTGCTCCCAAACTAGATGTAACAAAGCAAAAATTAGACTGGAAATTGCAGCTGCCCAGCCTAAATAAAAGTCGCGTTCTAATTGAGTGAAAACGAAGCCGCGAAAAATTAATTCTTCCGTGCCGCTAATCCACACTGCTAATAGTAAAGTTAGCAGCACAACTGATGCAATTTGTCTAGATTTTTTTGGTTCGGATTGCTGCCATTTCACCCAACCAAGAGCTATTTGTCCAGCAAATAAACTAGTAATGCCGATCGCGCCAATTACAAAACCCACACCACTAGAAATTAACAGATGCCAATTCCAGGTGAAACCCCAATTAGTAAAAGGTACTGCCAAAATCTGGCTGGCTTGCCATAAAATCAAGGGCGCGATCGCGTAAAGTGAGGCAATCAGTGGTAATTTTTGTCCACTTGTAATTGGTTGAGACGGTCGCCATTTAATTGCGATCGCGCAGCCAATTGCTAGTGGTAGCCAGCAAGCAGTCCATACTAGAAAAAATTCTGTCACCTGTATCATCGATACAGGTGCAATTGTCTGGAATGACATTAAGATTTGGCAGTTATACGATCCGCGATTAGCACGCTTCAGATAAAAGTTGTCATCGGTCACTTGCCATCGATTGTTGGTGGCTAACCAATGATGATTGACCAACGACCATTTTTATTCGTCGTCTTCATCGTCTAAGTTATCGTCTCTACTTTTATCGCTATCGAGTTGAATTAGGTGAATGTGTTTGTAACCTAATTTAATCTCAAATTCATCACCTGGCTTTAAGCCCATTGCTTCGGTGTAAGTAGCACCAATCACAATTTGACCGTTTTTGTGTACGCTGACGCGATAGGTTGGTTCCCGTCCGCGACCGTCTTTTGGTCCTTCAGGACTCAGAGGAATGCCCCTTGCTGCGAGTAAGGCATCATAAAAATCGGTTAAATTGACGCGAGTTTGGCTGTTTTTTGTGACCGTATAATAGCCACAGGCTTTTGCTCTTTCTCGTCTAGGTAAGTTAGAAAGTTCTTTTACCTTTTGCAGCAATGCTTTTCCAGTTAATGGATGGGTTGCAGTTTCAGTACTCACGCTCCAAATATCCTTACGTTCTCCAAAGTGGGTAAAGTTTGCTTGACAGATATTGACTGAGCTGTTTGCTTTTTGTCTATCGTCAAGTTGCTCTTTGCTAGTCGCACATTGTTTGTGCGATTTTTTCAGTCATCAGTTACACTTTGTCAGTTGTAGGCTGTTGATTTGCCACTGACATGCGATCTTCGATCGCCGACTGCTCTGGCTAATTGCCAAGTAGCTAATCTCTTATTTTATAGAAGAAGTATGTCCAAATCTCTCCTGTTCTCCAAAAATTTTTTCCATAATTAGATACTACCCATTTTAAATTCAACTTTGCAAATTTAATCTTAATTTTTTAACCAACCTTACCAAATATACAATCTTCGATCGCTAGCATCGAAGTTTTTTAGTCAAGCAGACACTCCTCGGACTCTAACTGGGAAATGCAACAAACATCAATAATTTTTCCCATCTCTGTAGCGGACTGAACTAAAGGCTAGCTATAAGGGGACTATTTGGTTAGGCATAGCAGAATCTAACCCCCAAAAATGGTTGCAAGCACTCAGCTTTCACTGTAAAGAACCAAAGAAATTTTGATCGAGACAGGTAAAATCGGAGCAAAGAGGTCATCCCTTTTTACTGATTTATGGCGAGAAAAGAGTCCTGCCTAGCCCCCAAATCATCAAAGAGGTCAGAGAATCGGATCTATTGTCACAGCAGATAAAATTGGTATCAATCTAAAATCCCTGACCTTTATGAGTACGAAATTGCTCTAGCTTCATCTCTTTAGCACCAGCGACTCATGCGCCCACAAAGAGGGGAAATATATTTTTTTAAAAAAGGGGTTGACAAACCTGAAACTTGACCCTGGTGCTAGATAAATTCCACCAGATTTAGGTCGATCGTTCTACACTAGAAGCAGTTCCAGCGCGATCGACTACAGAGCAGTAATATAACTAACCAGACAGCAAAATCTCCTTTGAAAGGATGGATTGAATGTCAAGTAGCGTTAACAACGATTTATCAGCGCGATCGCTCCTATTTACAAAATTTAGTTGATGGCAATGCAAGTTCTGTTTAAAATCGTCCGACAATCAGAAAATTCCGCGCCTCGGGTTCAGTCTTATCAGCTAGAGGTAGAACCAGGAAATACAATCTTAGACTGCTTAAATCGGATTAAGTGGGAGCAAGATGGTAGCTTAGCATTTCGTAAAAATTGTCGCAATACTATTTGTGGTAGTTGTGGAATGCGAATTAACGGTCGCTCAGCTTTAGCCTGTAAAGAAAATATTGGTAGCGAAGTCAGCCGACTGCAATTAAGCACGGGTGAGAACACGAATCAGGATACTAAGACACCAGAAATCATTATCTCTCCTTTGGGGAATATGCCAGTCATCAAAGATCTGGTAGTAGATATGAAGAGTTTTTGGAATCATCTAGAAGCAGTCGATCCCTATGTCAGCACGGGGGCAAGAAAAATCCCAGAACGGGAGTTTTTGCAATCACCAGCAGAGCGATCGCAATTAGATCGAACGGGTAATTGTATTATGTGTGGTGCTTGTTATTCTGAATGCAATGCCCGCGAAGTCAACCCCGATTTTGTCGGTCCTCATGCTTTAGCCAAAGCATACCGCATGATAGCAGATACTCGCGATGCTGAAACCGCAACTCGGTTAGAAAAATATAACCAAGGAACCCAAGGCGTTTGGGGTTGCACTCGTTGTTATTATTGCAACACCGTTTGTCCGATGGATGTTGCACCGATGGATCGCATCAGTCAGATTAAACAAGAAATCTTACCATTAAAAGATGCTGCCGATAGCCGTTCCATCCGTCACCGTAAAGTTTTAGTCGAGTTAGTCAAAGAAGGCGGCTGGATCGACGAGCGGAAGTTTGGACTGCACGTTGTCTCGAATTACCTGCGAGATCTTAGGGGCTTACTCAGTTTAGGACCTTTAGGATTGCGAATGCTCGGACGCGGCAAATTCCCCCTCAAATTCGAGCCTTCTGAAGGCGTGGCAGAAGTGCGATCGCTGATTGAAGCTGTTAAGGGAGCAGAGAGCAGGGAGTAGGGAGTGGTAACGGGTAATTGCGCTGACAACTGACAACTGATAGCTAATAGCCGATCACTGCGGGTTCATCGGCACGTTAATCATGTTGCCAGCGCGATCGCAAACTAAAATATCCCATTGACCGTTAGCACTCGATTCAAAAGCAATCCTGTTGCCATCGTTGCTGATGGTAGGATGGCGCACTTCTGCTGCTAAATTTGCCGTTAAATTCCTGAGCTGGCGAGTTTCGCGATCGTAGAGAAAAATACCAACTTGACCTCGCCTGCTGCCAGTGAAAACAATATAGCGACCATCTGCTGATAAATCGGGATCGGAGGCGATCGCATCAACAGAGTTTAATCCTGGCAGATTTACGAGACTGCTCGTTTTCAAATTAAATAAATAAACATCTTGTCGCCCGAAGCGATCGGATGTAAACACTACAAATTCATCGGCAACGCGCCCAGACAATTCTGCTGCGGGACTATTGAGGCTGCGTCCGCCTGGGTCGAAGGGATAGCTTAAAAGATGAGGAGAGCCGCTACAGCCACTCAGGCAACTAACTAGGAGCAATATAAATAGAGAGAAACAGATAGACAAGGGGGACAAGAGAGACAAGGAAGACAAGGAGCAAGGGAGACAAGGGGACAAGGGAGACAAGGGGACAAGGGAGACAAATAATTCTGGTTCCACTAGCCACCAGTCACTAGTCACTGATAACTGACAACTGGTCACTGATAACTGTTCACTGTTCACTGTTCACTGACAACTGTCATCGTACCATCTGGAATATCCAACTCAATGCGATCGCCTCGATCCAGGATTTCGATATCCCATTGCCCGTTTTTACTACTTTCAAAGGCAATGTAACGTCCGTCAGGACTGATGCTGGGGTTGCGCACCCATGCCTGATACCATTGGCTGACAGTCTGTGTCTGTTGCGTAGCGCGATCGTACAGTGTCAATACAATTTTGCCGCGATCGCTCGTTAAATAAGTTAAATAGCGCCCCGTATAACTCAAGCTCGGATGTTCTGCGATCGCTGCGGCGGGAATGCGCGGTAGAGAAACTAGGCAGCGGTCTTGTAGATCGTATAACAGTAAACGGTGCTTGCCATCGCGATTCGAGACATACGCTAACCAACGCCCATCACCGCTCAAGGCTGGTTGTTCATCACTATAGGGGCTGTTCAGGGAGCCTGACAAACAAACTTGGCGATCGCCAGGACTACAGGCTGCGATCGCCAAACTCAAGATACTTATACCAAGCGCCAAACACAGCCACTTCAGCAACCTTCTCAGCGTAGATTTGTTCATCTATGCTGTCGCCATCCGCGCAAAACTATGGCTCGTCAAAATTAGCTGAATTATCGCGATCGTCGTCAAACCGCTCGATTGGCTTGTAATCGACATAATCGGACGCTGGAACTTGGACATCATCATCCTGACCGTAGACTGAATTTTGAGGCGGACGACGTTTTCTCGGTCTAGATGACACTTCTGTATCCGCTTGTTCCGCACGTCTAGAGCCATTGCTACCGGAGCGTGGCGGCTTGCTAGTACGAGTCACTTTTTCTTCCCAGTCATCTTCTCTGGTTGCCTGAGATGAGTCATTCCAATCTTCCTCCCCTGTTTCTGGTGGTAGGGGACGAGATTCTGGACGAGAACGACGCTTACTGGTGCTAGTACGAGTTCGGTCGGCAGGTGCAATTCTTTCAGTCCCGCTACGGCTCGACGAGCGGCGGGGTGGTTCTTCCTCATCACGGCGATAGCGTCGGGGAATTTCATCCTCGCGATCGTACTCGCGATCGTAATCGTCCGTGCGCGTGGAACGTCCATCTCTGCTCCCTCGAATCCGCCGTGGGATCGTGCGTTCTTCCTCTAAAGGATCGTATTCGTCTAACTCTGCTTCGTATTGATATGCAGAGCTAACGGGTCTTTCTTCGTCTACAATTCGAGTATTGCGTCGAGCTTGTTCTGTTGCTACGCTTCGCAGCCTCACGCTTTCTACAGCAAAAAATATTGTTCCTCCTGTCAGCAGCAGTTGACCGAATTGCATAATTGGGTCATACCGCCAGCCTTGAAAAATCAGGACGAAACCACAGACTAAACCGATCGCGGCAAAAAAAATGTCGTGATCTCGCGCCAATCCAGGGCGAAAGTTGCGGAGGAAATATAGCGCTGCCCCAGCTACAGCTAAGACAATGCCCGAAATACTCGCAAAGTTAAAGTTGAAGTTGACCATTTTCGTTCTCTCAAGTATGTCTAGCCTAGCGAGTCAACTAGAAGATCGTCAAAGGTTGCTGGTTAGATGAGGGATTGGGAGTTAGGAGTGAGGGGTAAGGGAATTCTCCATTAATTCCGAATTCCGAATTCTGAATTCCGAATTTTCCCTACTCCCTGCTCCCTGCTCCCTCTTATGAACGTTGAATCTTATCTTGTTGGCTAATAAAAATCAAACCAACTGTGACTGGGATCACCACAATTGCCAAACCTGCCAGCAAACTGAAAAAGAAGTTCATTAAAGAAGGTGTCATAGATTTTTAACCACAATGGTTTAGTACTTCAACTTTAATTGTAATTTGTCGTTACACGCTTGAGAAGGCAAATTAGTTATTGGTCATTGGTCATTGGTCATTGGTTATTGGTCATTGGTCATTGGTCATTGGTTATTTGCGATCTACCCATTACATCTATTACCCATTACAGTCGCTAAAACTATGAATCCTAATGTTGCCGATCTTCGCATAGATTATCAACTTGAAGGCTTGCAGGAAACGGATGTCGCTCCGAATCCTTTGCGTCAATTTCAAATTTGGTTCGATCGCGCTCTATCTGCTCAAATTCCCGAACCAAATGCTATGACCTTAGCCACTGCTACGACTGATGGTTTACCTTCGGCTCGAATTGTCTTGCTCAAGGGTTTTGACGAGCGCGGTTTCGTTTTTTATACCAATTATCAAAGTCATAAGGGGCAAGAACTGACAGCCAATCCCCATGCAGCGCTAGTTTTTTGGTGGGCAGAACTCGAACGCCAAGTGCGGATTGAAGGGCGGGTAGAACAGGTTTCAGCTCAAGAGTCAGATGAATATTATCGCAGCCGTCCGTTAAATAGCCGCTTGGGAGCATGGGCTTCCGAGCAGAGTCAAGTGGTGGAAAGTCGCGCAGCTTTAGAACAGCGCTTGCTAGAATTGCAGACCAAGTATGAAAATCGAGAAATTCCCCGTCCGCCGCACTGGGGAGGCTTTCGCGTCATTCCTAACGCAATTGAGTTTTGGCAAGGTAGACCGAGTAGATTGCACGATCGCCTCCGCTATCGCTTACTAGAAAATGGTAGTTGGGCGATCGAGCGGTTGTCTCCTTAGAGTGGAAAGACTGTACATGTAACGTCTCTACACTGCTCCTTGTTCCCTGCTCCCAGCTCGTCCCTGCTCCCTGCTCCCTCCTAAAGTTGGCGCAGTGCGATCGCGTAAATAAACCCCTAAAGCAATGAATAGAATGATGAAAATTGTGCCAATTCCAAGGGGACTGGGGAGCCAGAAAATAGTTTCTATATGATTAATTTGTCCTGGTTGCAGTCGCCATATCAACTGATTCCCCTGTTTCTTGGCGGGAATGGCGTTTTCTGCCTTCTCAATGCTGCGTCCTCCCCAAGGGGCATTGAGGCTGAATTCAAAATCTAAAATCGAAGTGGGGTTAATGGCGAGATTAGTGTTTGTGGAAATTAGGGAGAGCGATCGCAAGTCTAAGTCGAAACTCAACCGATTTCTCACTAACAATAAAAAATTATTTTGCTTCAAGCTCAATTGAGACTCAATGGGTGGCAAATCTGTTTCTGTTAAATTATTTGGATTTTCCTTGTCAATATAGTGGAAAAATGCATTAAATTTTTCTGTTAAGTCCGCTCCATTTTTAAACGGAATTGTGACTGTAACTTCTCGATTAGATCGCCGCTTGGCTTTTCCGTGCAATTGCTTGACGCGACGTTCGATGCTGTCAAGCCAAGTCTTTACCGAATCACCACTCAAACTCATCAGCCGTTCGTCTAGCTGGATGTGCTGCACGATTTCACCGTAGTTGGGACTGTCAAAATTCACTCCGACTTGATACTGGACGCAGCCAGAAAGTAATAAAGACGACAACAGCACGATTCCTAATAGGCGCAACTGTCCGATAATTTTCCTAGCTGATGCCATCAAGATCGATAGTTTCACAGATCCCCCTCCGAATACTCTGGCGCGTTAGCAAAACTGAACGAAGTTATCGCTCTTATTTCTCTTATTTATTGATATCATCTATTGCCGATCGCATGATGATGTAGCATTTTTACGTGATTTTTGAGACACCTAACTATAGAGCGTTTCAATTGCAATCGGATTTTCCAAATGACCAATGACAAATGACCAACCTAAAAGCCCCACCAAATCAAAGCACCAAGGGTTAGGGCGATCGCGAATAGGGCAACAATGATAAAACGATTGTCTTTCGTGTTGATTTTGCTCAGATCTTCAAATTCGCGCGTTGGTTCTGGCTGGGGCGATCGCTGGCGATTATCGCTCTTGATGCTCAGTTTTATTTGCGACTCATTATCTGATATTGCCCCCAGATCGGGAATTTGAGTCATCCATTCGGCGGGGCGTTGCAACTGCGGTGCTTGCAGA
This DNA window, taken from Scytonema millei VB511283, encodes the following:
- a CDS encoding DUF3153 domain-containing protein → MKLSILMASARKIIGQLRLLGIVLLSSLLLSGCVQYQVGVNFDSPNYGEIVQHIQLDERLMSLSGDSVKTWLDSIERRVKQLHGKAKRRSNREVTVTIPFKNGADLTEKFNAFFHYIDKENPNNLTETDLPPIESQLSLKQNNFLLLVRNRLSFDLDLRSLSLISTNTNLAINPTSILDFEFSLNAPWGGRSIEKAENAIPAKKQGNQLIWRLQPGQINHIETIFWLPSPLGIGTIFIILFIALGVYLRDRTAPTLGGSREQGRAGSREQGAV